In Aurantimicrobium minutum, the DNA window AACAACACCCCCGTTGGGGTCAGCCTCAATCATGCGCAAAGCTTCATCGAGCTGGGGGCCACACTCACACTTGAGTGAGTGCAGAGCTTCACCGGTGAGACATTCGGAGTGCACGCGCACGAGGACATCTTCTCCGTCTGGGTTTCCGGCGATGATTGCCACGTGGTCGGTGCCTGTTGCGTGGTCACGGTAACCGCGCATACGGAACATTCCGAGATCTGTGGGAACAGTAGTCTCGACCTCGAATGCAACACGATGCTGATCGAGTTCACCTTCAATGCGAGCTGGCAGAGGGTGTGCTTCGAGGTAATCAACCAGCGCAGCAACTGTAGTCAACGGTAGGTTATCGCGTTCAGCTAGCTCTTCCAGGCCAGGCATGCGCATCATGTCACCGTCTTCAGCAACAATCTCAGCGATGACGCCGACAGGGTTCAACCCAGCCAAGCGGAGAAGATCTACTGTTGCTTCCGTGTGACCGGCGCGCTCAAGAACACCACCGTCGACAGCACGCAACGGCAGGATGTGTCCGGGACGAATCAAGTCCATGGGGCCTGCTGTGGGGTCAGCTAAAACCTTGACGGTGCGAGCACGGTCACTGGCGCTGATGCCGGTGGTCACACCAGAAGCTGCGTCTACCGAGATTGTGTAG includes these proteins:
- the ribA gene encoding GTP cyclohydrolase II, with translation MALTPIPEVLEALKAGRIVLVADDEGRENEGDAIMAAEFATKETMAWIVKHSSGLVCAPMPRDVADRLNLPIMVERSQDTRTTAYTISVDAASGVTTGISASDRARTVKVLADPTAGPMDLIRPGHILPLRAVDGGVLERAGHTEATVDLLRLAGLNPVGVIAEIVAEDGDMMRMPGLEELAERDNLPLTTVAALVDYLEAHPLPARIEGELDQHRVAFEVETTVPTDLGMFRMRGYRDHATGTDHVAIIAGNPDGEDVLVRVHSECLTGEALHSLKCECGPQLDEALRMIEADPNGGVVLYLRGQEGRGIGLVNKFKAYKLQEQGFDTLDANLALGFPADARDYTAAARMLDEMGIRSVRLLSNNPEKKRQLEQYGIKINDLVPLVVGLGEYNTGYLNVKRDRMGHQLPGILPAIEPAVTAKEVTA